The following DNA comes from Pseudanabaena yagii GIHE-NHR1.
TTCATCTAGCCCATCAAGCAATATCAAAGCCTGACCCGATTCTAAAATATCCTTCAACACTAATGGATCGCTAATTCCACAATCTTCATTCCATTTTCTGCGAATAAATGACTCTAGAGATTCTTCATTTCGTGCATAATCCTGCAAAGTTACAAAAATCGGCACACGCTCAGGCTCAAATTTCTCTGAATTGCACAAAATAGCTAAATGCTTGAGAAATGTAGTCTTTCCTGCCCCCGGTCTACCCAAAACCATCAATCTCAAAAATTGACTAACAACTTCTAATCCATCTAAACGATCTTTACGCAGTTCTAATCCCGCAAAACCAGTTTGTTCCCAATCTGTCGGATCTAGCTCGGCAAGATACTCTTTTTCAGTCAGAAACCTTTTACCCAGAACACGATCAAAAAGTTTGACATCCGTATAAATTTCTCCTAGCCCTATTTCTTGAGGCATCGTTAAAATTTGCATCGTCCCGCAACGTTTGAGAATATCCGCAGCACATTGCTTTCGTGCTAGTTGTACCAATGACTCAATATCTATACTTTCTTTCGCCGCCGATTTCTTAGACTGCGATGAGAGTCTTCCAGAGACTTCTTGCCAATTAATTTCTAGATTTTCGCAGATTGTGACAAAGATTTGGCGATCTACAGGTTTACCCGTGAAGAAATTGGAAATTGTAGAGCGTGACTGCACATCAACTAATTCCATTAGCTTCTCTTGCGTTAACTTCTTACCCGTCAAAGCATTTTTCGCGAGATTGATACCTGCCTTTGTTGCAATTAAAGATTGATCGCTCACAACCCAAAATCCTCACAAAAACCTTACCAGATTTATTTTATCCAAATTAACCAGCCGTAGGGGCAGAGCATTCCTGTAAATATCTAT
Coding sequences within:
- a CDS encoding NACHT domain-containing protein, yielding MSDQSLIATKAGINLAKNALTGKKLTQEKLMELVDVQSRSTISNFFTGKPVDRQIFVTICENLEINWQEVSGRLSSQSKKSAAKESIDIESLVQLARKQCAADILKRCGTMQILTMPQEIGLGEIYTDVKLFDRVLGKRFLTEKEYLAELDPTDWEQTGFAGLELRKDRLDGLEVVSQFLRLMVLGRPGAGKTTFLKHLAILCNSEKFEPERVPIFVTLQDYARNEESLESFIRRKWNEDCGISDPLVLKDILESGQALILLDGLDEVIESRRLAVIRAIENLAGAYDQARIVVTCRIAAKEYIFPKFREVQVAEFDKWQIQSFVSKWFEQDKERISKFFAKLEERPRIKHQASNPLLLTFLCLIFEDRNDFYENRALLYEKGIDLLMERWDSSREKERDAVYKGLSTQRKEEMLSLLAFETFQEELLLFSRDRAANSIATYIKDLSTGQKVAKVGREGFYKR